Genomic segment of Rhodococcus rhodochrous:
GGGGGTACGCCATGAACTGGGCCGTCTTCGTCGCCTTCCTCGTCGTATGGGTGCTGTCAGGACTCGTGACCGGTCTGTGGATGGCACGTCGAGGCCACGACCCTCGCTGGACGATCATCGCCGTCATCCTCGGACCGCTGTTCGTCCCCATCGCCTTCGAGCGCATCGAGCGTGTTCCCCGGCCCGTCGAAGTGACGACGGTGGCCCGGCAGCACGCCGGAGAGGCCGATGAAGGCGGACTCCGCGTGATGGTCGGCTACGACGGATCCACCGAGGCCAAGCATGCGCTGGACGCGGCGCGACGATTGTTCGGCCCGGCCGGAGGAGTGCTCGAACTCGTTGTCGTGATCTCCTACGACGACGCCGGCGATCCCGACTCCGAGCTCCTCGCCACGGTGCGACGACGACTCGAGCAGGCCGTCGAATCGATGGGTGATATTTCGGTGGGATATGCCGTCCTCGCCGGCCCGGCCGGTCGATGCCTGGGTTGGTTCGCCGAGGAACACCACGCCGACGTTCTCGTCGTGGGACGCCGCGGACGAGGCATGTCCTCCCGAATGCTCGGTAGCGTCGCCGAATACCTCATCGGACACTCTCATGTGCCTGTGCTCGTCGTCGATCCCACCGTCGTCTCGCCGGACGCGGGTGCGAACGAACCCACGGTCGCAGTTCGGGTCGCTCCCGAGGAGAATGTGACGGGCACCGCGTCGACCTGACCCGATACGGTATGGTCGATCTCGGTGCGCCGGGAAGTCTGGTCGGCAGAAGTAATTACGTCGTCGAACCGGAGGACCCGTGTCTGTACCCATCTGTCCCGTCGCCACCCGTCCCGCCCGAGCCCTGCAGCCGGCGCAGTGACCGGCACCCTCGCGGAGCACGTCCACCGCAGCGCCGAAGGTCGCATCGGCCTCCCGGCTGCGTGTCGGCGTCCGACACCGAAATCGCAGGGATGCCCTAGTTTTCGGTATCCGATCCCACTATCGGATTCGGAACATATTGCCGCTCATGCCGATCGTGCGCATCCGGCCCGGCCGGCCGCCGTTCGCGCACCGCGTGCCGTCGAGAATTCCGAGGACCTGTGATGCCGAACATCTTCTCCGGAGTCCCCTTCCTCTCGCGCGGAACATGGCAGGACACACGCCGCGTGACGGAGATCCTCCGCAAGGAGACCGTCGGCGGTGTCCTGCTGCTCATCGGCGCCGTCATCGCATTGATATGGGCGAACACAGGATGGTCGGATTCCTACGATGCCCTGCGGGAGACCCGGATCGGTCCGGCATCGTGGCACCTGGACCTGACCCTGGGCACCTGGGCGGCCGACGGCCTGCTCGCCGTGTTCTTCTTCGTCGTCGGCGTCGAACTCAAACGGGAATTCGTCGAAGGCAGTCTGCGGGATCTGCGGCGTGCCGCCATGCCGGTGACCGCCGCCCTGGGCGGCATGATCGTCCCGGCCGTGATCTTCGCCGTCATCAATCTTCGTGGTGGCGCCGACGCGTTGAACGGATGGGCGGTCCCGACGGCGACCGACATCGCGTTCGCCGTAGCGATTCTCGCCGTCATCGGTAGTCATCTCCCGTCGGCGCTGCGAACGTTCCTGCTCACCCTCGCCGTGGTCGACGACCTGCTCGCCGTGACCGTGATCGCGGTCTTCTACACCGACGAGGTGAACCTGCTCTACCTGGGCGGGGCGCTGATCCCGTTGGCGCTGTTCGGCATCGCGCTCCGACGCGGCTTCGGTTCCTGGTGGCTCCTGGTGCCGTTGGCTGCAGTGACCTGGTGGCTGGTCCACGAATCCGGTGTGCACGCAACCATCGCCGGTGTACTGCTCGGCTTCGCGGTTCCCGTCGCCCGGCAGGTGGGGGACCGCACGATTCCGGTCGCCGAGCACGTCGAACACCGGATCCGGCCGCTGTCCGCCGGTATTGCCGTGCCGGTCTTCGCCTTCTTCGCCGCCGGCGTCACCGTCGGAGGATTCACCGGCCTGGCGAACGCCCTCACCGATCCCATCTCCGCCGGGGTGATCGCCGGTCTGGTCGTCGGCAAGGTCGTCGGGATCTTCGGGGTCAGCTACCTGGTGGCGCGCTTCACCCGAGCACATCTCGACGACGAGCTGAGTTGGGTGGACGTGCTGGGTGTGTCCCTGCTCGGTGGAATCGGCTTCACGGTGTCCCTGCTCATCGGCGACCTCGCCTACGGTGCAGGTACCGTCGCGGCCGATCACGTGAAGGTCGCCGTGCTGTGCGGATCGTTGCTCAGCGCCGCTCTGGCCTCGACTGTTCTCGTCGCCCGTAACCGTGCCTACCGCAGGATCACGGCGGCCGAGCAGGTCGACGAGGACGGCGACGGGATTCCCGACGTCTATCAGCGATGATCGAGAACTCGAATCACGGCCGGGACGGTCGGCCGTGGTGGGTCCAGCCGACCGTGCGGTCACCGCAGGCCCTGCTGAAGT
This window contains:
- a CDS encoding universal stress protein is translated as MNWAVFVAFLVVWVLSGLVTGLWMARRGHDPRWTIIAVILGPLFVPIAFERIERVPRPVEVTTVARQHAGEADEGGLRVMVGYDGSTEAKHALDAARRLFGPAGGVLELVVVISYDDAGDPDSELLATVRRRLEQAVESMGDISVGYAVLAGPAGRCLGWFAEEHHADVLVVGRRGRGMSSRMLGSVAEYLIGHSHVPVLVVDPTVVSPDAGANEPTVAVRVAPEENVTGTAST
- the nhaA gene encoding Na+/H+ antiporter NhaA, which codes for MPNIFSGVPFLSRGTWQDTRRVTEILRKETVGGVLLLIGAVIALIWANTGWSDSYDALRETRIGPASWHLDLTLGTWAADGLLAVFFFVVGVELKREFVEGSLRDLRRAAMPVTAALGGMIVPAVIFAVINLRGGADALNGWAVPTATDIAFAVAILAVIGSHLPSALRTFLLTLAVVDDLLAVTVIAVFYTDEVNLLYLGGALIPLALFGIALRRGFGSWWLLVPLAAVTWWLVHESGVHATIAGVLLGFAVPVARQVGDRTIPVAEHVEHRIRPLSAGIAVPVFAFFAAGVTVGGFTGLANALTDPISAGVIAGLVVGKVVGIFGVSYLVARFTRAHLDDELSWVDVLGVSLLGGIGFTVSLLIGDLAYGAGTVAADHVKVAVLCGSLLSAALASTVLVARNRAYRRITAAEQVDEDGDGIPDVYQR